TCCGGCAGCTTCCTCTTTCAAATTCCACATTACAATATGTTTAATCATTTTTCCTCCGTTCCTTAAGTGCATATGAAGAACAGGACAATGGATTTATCAATTCGAAGCTGCATTAGAGCCTATTTTTACAGGCTATTCAAGCCTAAATAAACTTAACTTCTAAGTTCTTCAACAAGCGCTACCAGCGCATCCACCTCACGGGAAAGATCCGTGGCGGCTTCGGCTGCAAGCATACTGTTGCGGGCGTTATCTTCAGTCATGGAATCAATCTCCGCAATGCTGCGGTTGATTTCATCAGAGGTTGCGGACTGCTCTTCGGCAGCAGTTGCAATGGACTGTACCTGCCCTGCTGCATTCGAAGCAAGACTCACAATCTCAGTCAACACTTCACCGGAAGAACGAGAATGGTCTGTTGCCCCGCCGATAGCTTCCACAGCAGTGCGCATGCCTTCAATATTCTGTTTAGCAAGTCCCTGAATGGAAGTAATAGACTTATCAACTTCATCAGTAGCACCGATGGTCTTTTCAGCCAGCTTACGCACTTCATCTGCAACAACAGCAAATCCTCTACCAGCATCACCAGCTCGGGCGGCCTCAATGGCAGCGTTCAGGGCCAGCAGGTTGGTCTGATCTGCAATATCATTAATTACACCCATGACGGTACCGATCTCAATGGACTGAGTGTTGAGTTGATCCATAAGCCTTTCCAGCTCATTAGTCTGGTCCTGAATGCTGACCATGGATTCGATGGTCCCCTGAACAACACTTTGTCCTTCAGTCGCTTTATCTCTGGTCTGTTCGGTATCTTCGTTGGTCTCGGTGGCGTTGCGGGCAACCTCTAGAACAGTAGCGTTCATCTCTTCCATGGCAGTTGCGGTTTCAGCAATACGCTGCTTCTGAAAGTCACTGCCGTTCATAATTTCATTGGTAGACTTTTCAACATCGCGGGAGATTTTAACGATGTTGTTAAGTACGGTCTCAAGCTTATTTGCAGCGGTCAGCATACCTTCACGCTTTGCGCCTTCCGCCTCTTTGCGGGCTTCGTCAGCCTCAGCAGCCATTTTTTGGGCCACGCGGGCCTGCTCGGCAGACTCAGCTTCCTTACGCTTGATGTCCGTAAGGTTATCATCAAGAGTAGTGGTCATAGTGTTGATGGCCTGCTGCAAGGTAGAGATTTCACTCCTACCGGTGGGATTGAGGGTAATGGTCAAGTCGCCTTCAGAAACATTCACAGCAGCCTCAGTTGCAGCTTTGATAGGATTAACAATAGAGCGGACTATAGTGAGACAAAGCGGAGCAAGAGCGAAAAGAAGCAATCCAAGCATGATCAAAATAATCTTAGTAGTACCACTGTTAACTGCGTCGTCAATAATAGTTCCGACACGAGTTTTTTCCGCTTCGATATTATCAATGTAAACCCCGGTACCTATCCACATGTCCGTGCCGGGAATCATCGCTGCATACCCAAGCTTGGGCTGAAGTCCCTTTCCGGGCTTATCAAAAACATACTCTACAAAACCGCCGCCATTACGAGCCTGTCTATCAAGGTCTTTAACAAAATACACACCGTTCTTATCCTTGGCTCCGCTGAGATCTTTACCCTGCAAAGCTTTTTTAGGCGGCAAGGCAACAACTACTGTACCTTTGTAAACAAAGAAATATCCAGATTTATCATTTTCAAACCTGAAACTATCAATGGATTTACGGATGAATTCAATCTTGGCATCATTACCATCTACACTTCTAAGCTGTGAC
The window above is part of the Marinifilum sp. JC120 genome. Proteins encoded here:
- a CDS encoding methyl-accepting chemotaxis protein: MLKNLSIGGRFVLLLASVLIFLMICGAMFIAEIREVEHIGLSEIENVMLQGQKDKVEVATRAAAESMGSQLRSVDGNDAKIEFIRKSIDSFRFENDKSGYFFVYKGTVVVALPPKKALQGKDLSGAKDKNGVYFVKDLDRQARNGGGFVEYVFDKPGKGLQPKLGYAAMIPGTDMWIGTGVYIDNIEAEKTRVGTIIDDAVNSGTTKIILIMLGLLLFALAPLCLTIVRSIVNPIKAATEAAVNVSEGDLTITLNPTGRSEISTLQQAINTMTTTLDDNLTDIKRKEAESAEQARVAQKMAAEADEARKEAEGAKREGMLTAANKLETVLNNIVKISRDVEKSTNEIMNGSDFQKQRIAETATAMEEMNATVLEVARNATETNEDTEQTRDKATEGQSVVQGTIESMVSIQDQTNELERLMDQLNTQSIEIGTVMGVINDIADQTNLLALNAAIEAARAGDAGRGFAVVADEVRKLAEKTIGATDEVDKSITSIQGLAKQNIEGMRTAVEAIGGATDHSRSSGEVLTEIVSLASNAAGQVQSIATAAEEQSATSDEINRSIAEIDSMTEDNARNSMLAAEAATDLSREVDALVALVEELRS